ATGAATAAGATGAAAGATATTCAAAATAAGTTGATAAATGATATAGGTGAAAAAAGATTCAAGCATAGCTTAAGGGTTGCGGAGACTGCAGTTAAACTTGCAGATAATTATGGACTAGATCCAAAGAAAGCCTACCTAGCTGGTCTTATTCATGACTGCGCAAAATATAACGAAGAAGCCTATATAAAAAAATACAATATTGATTTTTCTATCTATCCGGTATGTTCGATTAAAGATCCTGTACTGCATTCATTTTTAGGAGCAGAAGTCGCAAAAAAAGTGTATAATATATGTGATAGGGATGTTTTAAAAGCTATCGAATATCATACAACTGGTCGACCTGATATGAGTGATTTAGAAAAAATTATTTTCATCGCTGATGCAATTGAGCCAGCTAGAGATTTTGAAGGCATCGATAAGATTAGAAAATTAGCATTTGAAAACCTAAATAAAGCTATGCTAAATCTTTTGGATAGCAACATAATATTTTTGATAGGCAAGAAGGCTTTGATAAATCCCTTAAGCTTTGAAGCAAGAAATTACTTGATTGAGGAGAAAAATGGAAAAATTAGACATAATAGTTAAAACATTAGAAGATAAATTAGCTGAAGATGTAAATGTCATAAAATTAGAAGACTCATCTGTTGCAGACTACTTTGTCATAGCTACAGGTAATTCTATAAACCAAACTAGGGCCTTAGCTGATTATATAGAAGAAAATCTTCATAAAGAAGGTTATGAACTTTTATCTAATGAAGGACTTCGTGAGGGAGAATGGATTCTAATAGATGCTGGGGACATAATAGTACACATCTTCACCCAAAAGCAAAGAAAGTTTTATGATTTAGATAATTTGTGGGAGAATTAATCTCTCCCACCTTTTATAGGAGTTTATATGCCTAAGGATA
This genomic window from Anaerococcus murdochii contains:
- the yqeK gene encoding bis(5'-nucleosyl)-tetraphosphatase (symmetrical) YqeK produces the protein MNKMKDIQNKLINDIGEKRFKHSLRVAETAVKLADNYGLDPKKAYLAGLIHDCAKYNEEAYIKKYNIDFSIYPVCSIKDPVLHSFLGAEVAKKVYNICDRDVLKAIEYHTTGRPDMSDLEKIIFIADAIEPARDFEGIDKIRKLAFENLNKAMLNLLDSNIIFLIGKKALINPLSFEARNYLIEEKNGKIRHNS
- the rsfS gene encoding ribosome silencing factor; translation: MEKLDIIVKTLEDKLAEDVNVIKLEDSSVADYFVIATGNSINQTRALADYIEENLHKEGYELLSNEGLREGEWILIDAGDIIVHIFTQKQRKFYDLDNLWEN